The nucleotide sequence TTTGAGGATCTGCGGCTGGGCCGCAAACGTCGGCGGGTGTCGCCGTATCCGGGGTGGTTTCTGTCGGTCGATCCTGGTCGGCAATGTGTGCGTTGTCGTCGTGTGCGTCAGCTTTGATGTTGGAATCATCCTTGGCAGGGGATTTCTGATCGGAGGTTGCCTCAGGCATCGATTCTTCCATGAGCGGCCTGATTGGCGTTATGGTTGATTCGGGTTGTCCCGGTGGCTGGCCATCGCCCTGCGTTGGTTCAGGCGACTGTGGAACAGCCTGAGAAGTCGAATGTTCTGACACATTCTTTTGTGCGTCCACGTTTTCCGCAGATTCTGTTGAGCTCTGCTGGTCACCCTCTGCACCTTCCTGATTCACTGACTTCTTATCGGTTAAGCCTTGGGAGTCCGGCTTAGTCTTGGATCGTTTTCTGGACATTCTTCAGAATCACTCGCCGGGCATGGCCCACTCTGGTAGAGCCGATGTGAACGTCTGCCGACGGCCGTTTAGGTTTGTAAAAGTAATCGAATGAGCATGCAGGCACATTGCCGCCTCCGTTGGCCACAAAGTGCGATTCGTGCCAAGTCTGGCCTGCGGAAGATATGCCGGATCGCCAACGATTGGCAGGCTCAGTGCCCACAGATGGGCTCGAATCTGATTCGTTCTTCCGGTACGGGGCACCGCCCGAATCAGTGAAGTACCGTCTTTGAGGCGAGAAATTACGTGGAACTGAGTCAGCGCAGCGGCCCCTTTGCCGTCTGAAGCAATCGGCCGAACTGCTCCAGTTTCGGGATTCTTCTGCAGTGGTCGTGCGCATTCGAATGCATCCTCCACTGGCTGGCCATGGACTCGCGCTACATAGCACTTGTCGATGGTGCGATTCTCAAACTGAGGCTGGATGAACTGAACGCTGGACTGGTGACGGCACATCACCAGAACTCCCGACGTATTCGCATCCAGACGGTGCACCATCAAGGGGCTTTCCGGTGCGTAGACCGTGTTGATGAAATACTGAAGTGTATTGCGATTAAAACGTCCCCCGGGGTGCATCGGAAGGGGAGCGGGCTTACCGATCACAATCAAATCCTTATCCTCGTGGAGGATCTGAATGTCCGCATTGACGGCGGGTTCGACCGTATTCGGCAGAAGATGATCGAATTGTTCGCCTGCGTTCACCCTGCGGTCCGGAGAAACTGGATGTCCCGCAGATGGCTGTTGCGTGCCCCCGGTGTTCTGCGTTTTCGATGATGCGGGGACAATTCGGCCCTCGAGAATACGTTTCAGCCACTCCTCTCGACCGACGTGCGGGTGCCAGCTATCAAGAAAATCGAGCAGCATGCTTCCGGCAAATCGTCCGGGCACATTCAGGGGACGAACATTCGCATACGGCATGCTTCCGGGCAGCGGAGTTGCCAGTTCTGCAATCCGGCGATGACGGCGATCCAGCAGCGATTGATCGGAAGTGGACATCTGAGAGGAATCAAGGGGACGCTTGAATCAAACGGACAAGTCAATTGAATAACGCAATGTGTGAATAACGCAATGTGCGGTATTCAAGGCGATTCTGTCAGCAGACGGAAGTCGCGCAATGCCTGGTCCACGGTTTGAACCGGATCAATTTTGACTTTCTTCCGGGTGGAGTTCCTGTTCTCCAGTCGTTGAGACCGAATGTTTCCTGCTTGCCGGCGTTGTCCACCGCAGCAAAAGTGGCAGCAATACGAGGTCACCGACCATTCCGCCAGCCATCGAAAGACTCAGCAACGCCCCAAAATAGATCAGAGGAATGAAAGAGGAAACTGTCAGAACGAGGAAACCGAGCATCAACGCCAGATACGCAAGCACAAGTGCCCGACCGGCCCCAGCGTGTGCAATCTGCAATGACTGCTGAATTGAATTCTCAAGGCGGGCACGTTCGAAAGCGGCGATGTAGTGAATCGTGCTGTCGACAGTTAATCCCATTGAAACGCTTGCAATCATCGCTGTCCCGATATTGATCGGAATACCAAGCATCCCGAGAGTTCCAATCACGATGACTACGGGGAATGCATTGGGCAGGAGACTGATCAGTCCGATGCGAAGACTCCGGAAAGCGATGGTCATGCTGATCAGAATTCCAAACGATGCCACCAGAAAGCTCTTCAGCTGATCGGCCAGCAGACTTTCGATAATGCGTGCCAGCAGTACGAACAGGCCGGACGCGGTGGCCTCTGTGTGGCCGCGGAAATGGTTAATTTCGGAAGATGCTTTTGCACCGTCTGCACCAGCCCCGGCGTTGTTGTTGTCCGCGAAGCTGTTTTCGCTCAGTTCGGCGAAGTGTCTGCGAATGACCGCACGAACCTGATCAATCTGTTTCAGCTTTTCTTCAGCCGACTGCTGCTCTACTGATCGCAGCAGAATCCGCATTCGACCGGCGGTTTCGTTGTAGAAGGCGGCGACCAGATCAGACTGGCGACTCCTGAGCCTCTTCAGTCTTGTGACTTCGTTGCCCAGTCGAGGAGGCAAATCAATCGCATCGCTCAACGATAGCACGGAAACATCGATTCCAGCCTGACGTAATTCGTGCAGCTTGTCCGTCAGCGAACGGGCGGACTTCAGAAAATCTGTGGAGAGTTCTGAGGGGACATCGAATGCAACTTCCCACGTGCCAGCGCCGCCAAGATTCGATTCGACGAATTTCAGTGACTGAACGATCGACGATGATTCGCGAAAATTCTTACTGAAATCTGTTTCAACGGTGAGTCGAGTCAGTCCTGGAGCTGTCGCCAGAACCAGAACAAGACAGGTCATCGCTGCCCACAGCGGGTGTCTGTCAACCATGTGCGCCAATCGGTTCAGTACCCGGTCAAGGCGATGTTCAAGAGGAGCGCGTCCCGGGGTTTCCACATGTCTTCCTGAGGCCATCATTGCCGGTACGAATGCAAATGTGCAGGCAAACACCATTGTCGTACCACTGATCATCATCACTGAAAAACTGCGGACAGGCACGATGTCGGAAATCAGAAGTGAACCAAATCCCACGGCTGTCGTTGTCAGAGCCCAGAAGACGGGGCTCCTGAGTTCTTCCAGTGTTGCAACCGCCGCGCGACGCACATCCAGGACGCGGCGGTGTTCACGAAAATGAACGATCACATGCATCGTTGTTGCTATGGAAATCACGGTCACCAGGGAATTCAGCATACTGCTGACCATGCTTAACTTCGCGCCAGAGAGGACAAGGGCTGCGCGTGTTAAGATCACCGACGACACAACAATTCCGATGGGTGCGAAGACCCAGCGAAAGCCGCGAAAGATAATCAGCAGGACACACGACAAAACAAGAACTGTGAACAGATAAAGCGTATGTCCGTCCTTCTCCACCAGGTCAAACATATCAAAGATCTGCACGGGTTCTCCGGCAACGGCCGCTTTGGCGTCGAAGTCGCCTGCCACTCTGCGGATCTGATCGATCGTTTGACTTCGGGTGGCCATCGCCTCAGATTCCGGCAGAAGCTCCAGCACGATGGCAGTGGTTGTTTCATCCTGTCCGATCAGGATTCCCTCAAACAAGCGAAGCATCCCTGCACGCGTGTTTCGACTCGATGGAGCCTTCTCGAGCAGATTGACGAGATGGCGAGTTTTTTCCGCGGCAACACCCTGGATCTGGTTGAGTTGATCGGCCAGACCGGTAATGCGATCACTTGCTTCCGGGGACAACTCCGGGACTCCACGATCTTCGGTGCGAACAATCAGTCCCGGCTGCTTCCATGCCACGATGACGAATTCATCACCACCAAAGTCCTGACGGCTGCGTTTCAGGAGTCGAATATCAGGATTGTCAGGAGCAAAGAACGATTCGATGGTCTGGTCAAATTTTATCTGGTTCGCAATGGGTACCGCGCAGCAAACCACCACCAGCAGCGCCGGCAGCAGGAAATTGCGCATCGCAATGAGTCGATTCACGAGAACCCCATTCGAAGCCCGACGATCTCCGTCGGACATTTGGGCGACGATCAACGGACAATTTGACGTCACGACGATTCGCCGCGAATGGGCCCATTGTGTCGGTGAAGCAGCAGCTCGTCGAGCACTCGCGCGGCGAATCGAGTAATCCGCCTGTTTTATGCCACGTGATACGAGACAGCTTTCCCAGTCAACATGACCGGTAAGAACGACGAAATCGCTGCCGTTCATGGCTGACCGATTCAGGCTGCCCATTCCTGGCGATCATCGGAACTGTCCGCTCGGCAACGCTTCGCAATGGCGTTTGGCACTGTGGTCGGGATGCTTCCGCCGGACCGTTCCCGTCGAATGCTCACTTGTCGAGCCGACCATTGCGTTTTGCTGAATACCGCGTGTTGCTGAATACCGCGTGTTGCTAACCTAACTGTCCGTTGAAGAAAACGGGATAGGCACGCAGGACGACTGGTAACGATCGTACTTAAATGTCTCGTGGTCGAGCCAGTCCCGTTTTTCAACAGGTGGCCAACCGAAGGTAAACGCTGGTTGGTGTTTCAGACCGGGAGGCGTCAGGGATTGGCGTGAATTGCGGAGGCACGATACCAGAGATCATTGCTGCACCCCGGTTGTTCGGTTCAAGCGGGGGGCGTCCGGGGCAGAGTTCTCACGGCGACGTCTGTTTAACGTGAGAGGGCCACATCGAATCCACGAGGCTGCATGCCACCGCCAAGCGCCTGATAGGCACGCACAGTTGCCGACAACTGTCCCTGCTTCATTTCAATCAGGTCGAATCTGGCTTCGTTCAGATCCCGTTGTGCCAGCAGCACTTCAACGTATTCGGCGCGAGCATTCTGAAACAGTCGTGTGGCAGACTCCACGGACGCTTCCAGAGAAGCCAATTGCTGTCTTTTGAGCTCGATACTCTTGCCGTAGTTTTCTACCTTGGTCATGGAGTTCATTACTTCGGTGAACGCATTCAGCACCACCTTCTGGTAATTGTAGACTGCCTGCAACTGCTCGGCATTCGCATTCAGGTAATCTGCCTTGATGGCCTTTCGATTGATTAGAGGGGCGACAACTTCGCCGGCTGCGTTGTAGATGATCGATTCCGGTGTAGAGAACAGGTAACGTCCGTCGAATGCTCGGTAGCCTACCCCCGCGCTCAGGACAAGTGATGGGTAGAAGCGGGCTTCTGCCACCTTCACGTCCAGCCCGGATGCCGCCAGTTCCTGTCGTGCCTGACGAATATCCGCTCTGTTCTGCAACAATTGTGATGGCACGCCGACACTCAACAGAGGCAGCTCCAGTTCGAAAAAGTCAACGGCTGCACGATCGACTTGCTGTGGAAACCGACCAGCCAGAAAATTGATTCTGTTTTCAGTCTCTACGATGCGTTGCTGAATCAGCAGCTTCTCACTTTGATTCTTTCTGACTTCTGCCTGAAATCGTTGAACGGCCAGTTCTGTTCCTCGAGCAGCTTCCTTCATTGCTGTGGCAACGTCTCGACTCTTTTCCTGCAGAGAGATGGTTTTGTCGAGAGTCTGCAGGCGTTGATCAAGAGCAAGCAGTTCGTAGTAGTTCTCTGAGATCTCTGCGACAAGTCTCGTGATGACGTAATTCCGTCCCTCGGCGGTACCCAGATAACGGAGACAAGCTGCATTCTTAGCGTTGCGCAGTTTCCCCCAAATGTCGATCTCCCAGGAAACATTGGTGGCAACCAGAAAGTCTGGCAGGGGATCCGGGAATCCGCGGCCGTTTACTGTCAACTGATCCTCGACGGCGCCCTGTGGTGTAAAGAAGCTGGGCTTCTCGACACCCGCCCCTCCTCCAAACCAGACAAATGGCAGGTATGCCCCCTGTCTCGCCATGATCTCGTTTTGAGCGATTCGAATGTCCTGAGCAAGAATTTTCAATTCCTGATTGTCGACCATGGCCTGATCAATCAGGCTGGTCAGCATCGGGTCATTGAAGAATTGATGCAGGTCAAGCTGTCCGGAGTTCTCGGAGCTCGTCTGTCCATTAAAGGTTGACGGAATCGCCTTACCGTGATCCGCACAGCACAGTTGAGGAACCTTGCAACCCGCCACGGTCGTTACAAGCGACAGGAGTGCCACGGCTTCTGGAAAGCGCTGCGCGAGGCGCTGAATTGCAGGGCGTTTAGAAACGCTCATGGATCTCATCCTTGAGGGCATTCGGGAAGTGGCATTCCATGCCAGTGAACAAATCTGTCCGGTTTTCGATCAGCGAGCGGTGGTCGAGAATCACACCCGACTCGATCGGTTCCTCGCGGATCATCCGAGGCAGCGTAGGGTATCCCGTGACTGACGGGAGATTTCTGCACCGATCCATTTGGTTCATCGGCGTGAGATTTCCGGATTGGAAAGCCGAACATTGAGGGTGCGGGGAACAATAAATAAGTTGATGGTACACGGGCATCACTGTTCAGGCTGACCCGCAAAACGCGTACGTCCGTCCCAATCGTTATTATGGTCGGGCTCGCTGAATGTCGCATTCAGTTCGGCATTCCCGGGAGTTTGGGCTCCGAGACAACGTGACGCGAACAACGTGACGCAGGCGACGTGACGCAGGCGACGTGACGCAGGCGAATTTCCAGGGAGCCAGTTAATTGGAAATCGATGGACGCTGCGGCACTGGATTCATGGCGACCCCTGCGGCTATTGCTGCCCCGGTTTTCGCCCGCCCCCCGGTTTACGGATACGCGGCGGGGCCCCCGCGTCTTCGGGAGACGGATTCGCAATCTCAATCATGCCACGCTTGATGGTGTTGGGCGACATTCGGAGGGCCTTGCTGACAAGTGCAATTCCGCCCCGGCCAAGACGCATAGCCTCTCGTGCTGCGTAAAATCGCCGCTCACGTTCATTCAACAGGTTCTCGTGCTGAGCAAATCGCTCCTGAATCTCTCGAATGATTGCTTCTCGGTCCATGGCAATTCAACGCTGTTCCTGAAGGGGCCCGTGTGGCAATGTGCTTCCCGACCGTAGATCAGGCCTTCTGTTCGCGTTCAAACAGTTCGCTCAGGGGGTTGTCGTGTTCGTCCCGGATTAATGCTTTGCCGTCAGCCATTTTTCCGAACAGGTAATAGAGTCCGGGAATAACCAGCACGCCAATGATGGTTCCGACAAGCATCCCGCCGACGGCGGTCGTTCCGATGGTGCGATTTCCAATGGCACCTGGGCCGGTTGCGCGTACCAGCGGAATCAGTCCGGCAATAAATGCGAATGACGTCATCAGAATCGGACGGAATCGAAGTCTTCCGCCTTCGATCGCGGCATCCTTTATACTGACACCTTCCTGACGCCGCTGCACTGCGAACTCAATAATCAGAATGGCGTTCTTCCCGAGAAGCCCGACGAGCATAACCAGCCCAATCTGCGCGTAGACGTCATTGGCAAGTCCCATGGCCTGCAGCAGCAGGAACGATCCGAACAGCCCAACAGGAAGGGAGATGATGACAGCCAGCGGAAGAATAAAGCTCTCGTATTGACCCACCAGAACCAGATAAACAAACATCACCACCACAAGGAAGATATAGACGGCTGTATTTCCTTTTTTGGCTTCGTCATACGACAAGCCCTGCCAGTCGATCCCAAATCCACGCGGTAGTGTCTGTTCGGCAACTTCCTGGATGGCAGCGATGGCTTCTCCGCTGCTGTAGCCGGATGCTGGTGCCCCCTGGATAGCGGCTGTGGTGTAAAGGTTATACCGATTGATTTCGTTGAGCCCCTGCTTCTTTTCCAGCTTCATGAAAGCCGAATAGGGAACCATTTCGCCGCGTTCGTTCTTCACGAACATATTTTCAAGGTCTTCCGGATACCGACGGAACTCAGGAGATGACTGAACGTAGACCTTGAAGAACTGGCCGAAGCGGACGAATCCCTGCTCCCACGTGCTCCCAACGACGATCGACAGATTCTCCATGGCATCGGCGATGGAGACGCCTTTTTGCATGGCAACGTCGTTATCAATGACCAATTCATATTGTGGGTAGTTGCTGGCGAAGAATGTGAACAACCCCTTCAGCTCTTTGCGTTTGGATAAAGCATCCAGAAACTTATCGGTCACCTCTCCGAGTTGCTGGTAGTCGCCGCTATTTGTCTTGTCGAGCAGATTCAGCGAAAAGCCACCCGCGGCACCGAATCCGGGGACTGCGGGCGGTTCAAAGAACTCCAGCTTGACGTTGGCAATCGCGCTTCCCTTTTTCTCCAGTTCTTCAATGATTTGTTTTGACGTCAGCTTTCGGTCGGCCCAGGGTTTGAGATTGATAATACAAGTCCCCGCATTTGACCCGCGACCTTCCGTCAGTACCTCGTACCCCGCAAGGGAAGAAACAGAAACGACTTCGTCCATTTCTTTGCAGATCGCGGCCAGTTCATGTGACTTGGAGTTTGTGTATTCCAGTGTTGAACCAGGAGGTGTCTGGATAATTCCGTAGATGATGCCCTGGTCCTCCAGCGGAATGAAGCCGGATGGCAGAACGTTGTTCACCAGGAAGATGCCGACACAGAAGCCCGCAACAGTCACCATCGTCAGGAATCGCTGTGTCACGATTCCTTTCAGTATCCACGCATAACCTCCCGTGAGCCGCTCGATGGCTCTGTCAATCCACTGGAGCATGATTGTCAGTGGCCCTCGCCATTTTTTCTTCCCGTGGTCGTGGGGTTTCAGCAGCATTG is from Planctomycetaceae bacterium and encodes:
- a CDS encoding RluA family pseudouridine synthase translates to MSTSDQSLLDRRHRRIAELATPLPGSMPYANVRPLNVPGRFAGSMLLDFLDSWHPHVGREEWLKRILEGRIVPASSKTQNTGGTQQPSAGHPVSPDRRVNAGEQFDHLLPNTVEPAVNADIQILHEDKDLIVIGKPAPLPMHPGGRFNRNTLQYFINTVYAPESPLMVHRLDANTSGVLVMCRHQSSVQFIQPQFENRTIDKCYVARVHGQPVEDAFECARPLQKNPETGAVRPIASDGKGAAALTQFHVISRLKDGTSLIRAVPRTGRTNQIRAHLWALSLPIVGDPAYLPQARLGTNRTLWPTEAAMCLHAHSITFTNLNGRRQTFTSALPEWAMPGE
- a CDS encoding MMPL family transporter — translated: MNGSDFVVLTGHVDWESCLVSRGIKQADYSIRRASARRAAASPTQWAHSRRIVVTSNCPLIVAQMSDGDRRASNGVLVNRLIAMRNFLLPALLVVVCCAVPIANQIKFDQTIESFFAPDNPDIRLLKRSRQDFGGDEFVIVAWKQPGLIVRTEDRGVPELSPEASDRITGLADQLNQIQGVAAEKTRHLVNLLEKAPSSRNTRAGMLRLFEGILIGQDETTTAIVLELLPESEAMATRSQTIDQIRRVAGDFDAKAAVAGEPVQIFDMFDLVEKDGHTLYLFTVLVLSCVLLIIFRGFRWVFAPIGIVVSSVILTRAALVLSGAKLSMVSSMLNSLVTVISIATTMHVIVHFREHRRVLDVRRAAVATLEELRSPVFWALTTTAVGFGSLLISDIVPVRSFSVMMISGTTMVFACTFAFVPAMMASGRHVETPGRAPLEHRLDRVLNRLAHMVDRHPLWAAMTCLVLVLATAPGLTRLTVETDFSKNFRESSSIVQSLKFVESNLGGAGTWEVAFDVPSELSTDFLKSARSLTDKLHELRQAGIDVSVLSLSDAIDLPPRLGNEVTRLKRLRSRQSDLVAAFYNETAGRMRILLRSVEQQSAEEKLKQIDQVRAVIRRHFAELSENSFADNNNAGAGADGAKASSEINHFRGHTEATASGLFVLLARIIESLLADQLKSFLVASFGILISMTIAFRSLRIGLISLLPNAFPVVIVIGTLGMLGIPINIGTAMIASVSMGLTVDSTIHYIAAFERARLENSIQQSLQIAHAGAGRALVLAYLALMLGFLVLTVSSFIPLIYFGALLSLSMAGGMVGDLVLLPLLLRWTTPASRKHSVSTTGEQELHPEESQN
- a CDS encoding TolC family protein, whose amino-acid sequence is MSVSKRPAIQRLAQRFPEAVALLSLVTTVAGCKVPQLCCADHGKAIPSTFNGQTSSENSGQLDLHQFFNDPMLTSLIDQAMVDNQELKILAQDIRIAQNEIMARQGAYLPFVWFGGGAGVEKPSFFTPQGAVEDQLTVNGRGFPDPLPDFLVATNVSWEIDIWGKLRNAKNAACLRYLGTAEGRNYVITRLVAEISENYYELLALDQRLQTLDKTISLQEKSRDVATAMKEAARGTELAVQRFQAEVRKNQSEKLLIQQRIVETENRINFLAGRFPQQVDRAAVDFFELELPLLSVGVPSQLLQNRADIRQARQELAASGLDVKVAEARFYPSLVLSAGVGYRAFDGRYLFSTPESIIYNAAGEVVAPLINRKAIKADYLNANAEQLQAVYNYQKVVLNAFTEVMNSMTKVENYGKSIELKRQQLASLEASVESATRLFQNARAEYVEVLLAQRDLNEARFDLIEMKQGQLSATVRAYQALGGGMQPRGFDVALSR
- a CDS encoding efflux RND transporter permease subunit gives rise to the protein MFAKFLHRPALAIVISLLILFMGGLAIVSLPISQFPSVAPPSVIVAVSYPGASANVLVDSVLVILEQAINGVQNMRYMTSSATSAGEATIQIIFEPGTDPNVAVLNVNNRINIVKNRLPPIVEREGIIVLQNMSSMLMYVNVFSKDKNVDQNFLYNYATVNLLPEIKRIQGVGTANILGNRAYAMRIELNLERLRAYSISAADVMEKIAEQSMIGSPGRLGQATGKTSQTVEYVLTWVGRYNKPEQYENIILKANPDGEILRIRDVATVELGSSFYDLYSDIDGDPSAAIVLKQTPGSNATTVIEEVKAKLEEIKEASFPPGMDFEVSYDVSKFLDASIEKVVHTLFEAFVLVSLVVFLFLGDFRSTLIPTLAVPVSLIGTFFFMLMFGMSINLITLFALVLAIGVVVDDAIVVVEAVHEKMHSKHLSPYAATKEVVKEISGAIIAITLVMTAVFIPVTFMSGPVGVFYRQFGLTMAMSIVLSGVVALTLTPVLCAMLLKPHDHGKKKWRGPLTIMLQWIDRAIERLTGGYAWILKGIVTQRFLTMVTVAGFCVGIFLVNNVLPSGFIPLEDQGIIYGIIQTPPGSTLEYTNSKSHELAAICKEMDEVVSVSSLAGYEVLTEGRGSNAGTCIINLKPWADRKLTSKQIIEELEKKGSAIANVKLEFFEPPAVPGFGAAGGFSLNLLDKTNSGDYQQLGEVTDKFLDALSKRKELKGLFTFFASNYPQYELVIDNDVAMQKGVSIADAMENLSIVVGSTWEQGFVRFGQFFKVYVQSSPEFRRYPEDLENMFVKNERGEMVPYSAFMKLEKKQGLNEINRYNLYTTAAIQGAPASGYSSGEAIAAIQEVAEQTLPRGFGIDWQGLSYDEAKKGNTAVYIFLVVVMFVYLVLVGQYESFILPLAVIISLPVGLFGSFLLLQAMGLANDVYAQIGLVMLVGLLGKNAILIIEFAVQRRQEGVSIKDAAIEGGRLRFRPILMTSFAFIAGLIPLVRATGPGAIGNRTIGTTAVGGMLVGTIIGVLVIPGLYYLFGKMADGKALIRDEHDNPLSELFEREQKA